One genomic window of Luteitalea pratensis includes the following:
- a CDS encoding DUF711 family protein, which produces MPTRSSRARPSRRDFLGALSASSLAVAARPQSPVGAASASRLLRIRTLTAGVPLTTLDDLAPVRAAFDGLTRARDRCVAAGYEVQTIRIALPPLIATMTQEARDAARPALVALDTLVAGRGAVVSLGPVLMEDRADRMLATWAMHLVTETRVTSFSVMVATPDYRPLPGTYRTAAEIIRVLTAAVPGGIANFRFAAAACVPSGTPFFPVAWHDGPASLAVGCETPRLLLSALADTTAGDTPDARMRVVLDRELTPVAALARAAAEAEGWRYGGLDPSPAPGLDSSIGLVIEALRQGLFGGAGTLAACSTLTAALKSLSVETCGYAGLMLPVLEDPILAMRAAEGRYSVRDLLLYSSVCGTGLDVVPLAGDVREDVLARTIGDVAAMAARLRKPLSARLFPVPGAKVGDPVRFGDPLLTSCVAMALA; this is translated from the coding sequence ATGCCCACACGCAGCTCCCGCGCCCGTCCTTCCCGGCGTGACTTCCTCGGCGCGCTGAGCGCATCGTCGCTGGCGGTCGCTGCCCGCCCACAATCGCCGGTGGGAGCGGCCAGTGCATCGCGGCTGTTGCGGATCCGTACTTTGACGGCAGGCGTACCGCTCACGACGCTGGACGACCTCGCGCCGGTGCGGGCCGCATTCGACGGGCTGACGCGGGCGCGCGATAGGTGCGTCGCCGCCGGCTACGAAGTGCAGACGATCCGTATCGCATTGCCGCCCCTGATCGCGACCATGACGCAGGAGGCACGCGACGCGGCACGGCCAGCGCTGGTCGCGCTCGACACGCTGGTGGCCGGGCGTGGCGCGGTCGTGAGTCTCGGACCGGTGCTGATGGAGGACCGCGCGGATCGGATGCTGGCGACATGGGCCATGCATCTCGTGACAGAGACACGCGTCACGAGCTTCAGCGTCATGGTCGCCACGCCGGACTATCGGCCTCTGCCCGGAACTTATCGCACCGCAGCAGAGATCATTCGCGTCCTGACCGCGGCGGTGCCTGGCGGCATCGCCAACTTCCGCTTCGCAGCGGCTGCGTGCGTGCCATCGGGTACACCCTTCTTTCCTGTCGCGTGGCACGACGGCCCGGCGTCGCTCGCCGTCGGTTGCGAGACGCCGCGCCTGTTGCTCTCGGCGCTCGCGGACACGACGGCCGGGGACACGCCGGACGCACGCATGCGCGTCGTGCTCGACCGCGAACTGACTCCCGTGGCGGCGCTCGCGAGGGCCGCTGCCGAGGCGGAGGGTTGGCGCTATGGCGGTCTCGACCCCTCGCCGGCGCCCGGCCTCGACAGCAGCATCGGCCTGGTGATCGAAGCGTTGCGACAAGGCCTGTTCGGCGGCGCCGGGACCCTCGCAGCCTGTTCGACGCTGACTGCGGCGCTCAAGTCACTCTCGGTGGAGACCTGCGGCTACGCCGGCCTGATGCTGCCTGTGCTCGAGGATCCCATCCTCGCGATGCGGGCGGCAGAGGGGCGCTACTCTGTCCGCGATCTGCTGCTCTATTCGTCGGTGTGCGGGACAGGCCTCGACGTGGTGCCGCTGGCCGGTGATGTGCGCGAGGACGTGCTGGCGCGGACCATCGGCGACGTCGCGGCCATGGCGGCACGGTTGCGCAAGCCGCTGTCGGCGCGGCTGTTCCCCGTGCCCGGCGCGAAGGTCGGCGATCCGGTACGCTTCGGCGACCCGTTGCTGACCTCGTGCGTCGCCATGGCGCTGGCGTGA
- a CDS encoding M20/M25/M40 family metallo-hydrolase: MTKSRRLAIAVTAMLLLGVDLKVDAYRSAYPKVGAYESPDEEALRHFLAILRLDTQNPPGNEVLVVEYLKGVLEEAGIETRVFALDPKRPNLVARLRGSGTKRPLLVMGHTDVVTVDATKWKHPPFSATREGGYIYARGTQDDKPSVVAGLMTVLQLKRSGVRLDRDVVFLAEASEEGNRPFGINHMVADHWADIDAEYCLAEGGGVERTAGQVRFAAVATTEKIAHTISLVARGTAGHGSVPLQSNAIVHLSQAIARIAAWRTPMRLNDTTRAYFTGLARLSSPEEAEPYRALVEGRDLERVQDHLAANEPSLSSQIRTSISPNIIKGGYLRNVIPSEAEATLDIRALPDEDFPAFLERLRAIVDDPAIAVTRVESYPTRPGSAPSRLDTEAFKAIEAAHKKVYGVPTLPSMLTGGTDMAQVRARGVQCYGIGPVADTEDATLGFGAHSDQERILEEGFLKFVRVHFEIVRDLAAAR; the protein is encoded by the coding sequence ATGACGAAATCGCGACGGCTGGCGATTGCAGTGACGGCGATGCTGTTGCTGGGCGTCGACCTGAAGGTCGACGCCTACCGATCGGCCTACCCGAAGGTCGGCGCCTACGAGTCACCAGACGAAGAGGCACTGCGGCACTTTCTCGCCATCCTCCGCCTCGACACCCAGAACCCGCCAGGCAACGAGGTGCTCGTCGTCGAGTACCTGAAGGGCGTGCTGGAGGAGGCCGGCATCGAGACTCGCGTGTTTGCGCTCGATCCGAAGCGGCCCAACCTGGTGGCTCGCCTCCGGGGCTCTGGCACGAAGCGTCCGCTGCTCGTGATGGGCCACACAGACGTTGTGACCGTGGACGCGACGAAATGGAAGCACCCGCCGTTCTCGGCCACGCGTGAAGGCGGCTACATCTATGCCAGAGGCACGCAGGACGACAAGCCGAGCGTCGTCGCGGGGCTCATGACCGTGCTGCAACTGAAGCGCAGCGGAGTCCGCCTCGATCGCGATGTGGTGTTCCTCGCCGAAGCGAGCGAGGAGGGCAACAGGCCGTTCGGCATCAACCACATGGTGGCGGATCACTGGGCCGACATCGACGCCGAGTACTGCCTGGCCGAAGGCGGTGGCGTGGAGCGGACTGCCGGGCAGGTCCGGTTCGCCGCGGTGGCGACGACCGAGAAGATCGCACACACGATCAGCCTGGTGGCGCGTGGCACCGCTGGCCATGGGTCGGTGCCGCTCCAGAGCAACGCGATCGTGCACCTGTCGCAGGCGATTGCCAGGATCGCGGCGTGGCGCACGCCGATGCGCCTCAACGACACCACGCGGGCGTATTTCACTGGCCTGGCGCGGCTCTCGTCCCCCGAGGAGGCCGAACCCTACCGTGCGCTCGTGGAAGGCCGAGATCTCGAGCGCGTACAGGACCACCTCGCCGCCAACGAGCCGTCGCTGTCGTCGCAGATCCGCACGTCGATCTCGCCCAACATCATCAAGGGCGGCTACCTGCGCAACGTGATTCCGTCGGAGGCCGAGGCGACGCTCGACATCCGCGCGTTGCCGGACGAGGACTTCCCGGCGTTCCTCGAGCGCCTTCGCGCAATCGTCGACGACCCGGCCATCGCCGTGACCCGGGTGGAGAGCTATCCGACGCGTCCCGGGTCGGCGCCGTCGCGCCTGGACACCGAGGCCTTCAAGGCCATCGAAGCGGCGCACAAGAAGGTATATGGCGTGCCGACGCTGCCGTCGATGCTGACCGGTGGCACCGACATGGCGCAGGTCCGGGCCCGGGGCGTGCAGTGCTACGGCATCGGTCCCGTCGCCGACACCGAGGATGCGACACTCGGTTTCGGGGCCCACAGCGACCAGGAGCGCATCCTCGAAGAGGGCTTCCTGAAGTTCGTGCGCGTGCACTTCGAGATCGTTCGCGACCTCGCCGCCGCGCGATAG
- the pelA gene encoding pectate lyase has product MTLVRLAPSLVLAGALLAPAETQEATADKVPARLTAERVAALPVAQRPAWTAYLEASDAARAVDHAALDRELRGLGTNPLARAPLGRSMDPWLDKGDAWYASDEARRIADVVISYQTPSGGWSKRLDFTGGSRQPGQGYSAEGDWSYVATFDNDATTTQMQFISRVFDAAGRTTDRDAFERGLAYVLRAQYPNGCWPQVYPLAGSYHDAATFNDDAMANVIGLLDAIAQGRHRIVAPEQREAARASAARGVACVLAAQIRVDGVHTAWGAQHDALTLAPVGARAYEHTGVDAAASARIVELLMTRPRSDAAIRAAVDAAVVWFRATAMHGYAYEKGELIARPGAGPLWPRFSELRTNRAIFGNRDAIVRYDLSEIVPERKYGYGWYTTSPARVLDAISRWQE; this is encoded by the coding sequence ATGACGCTCGTGCGACTTGCCCCTTCACTGGTCCTCGCAGGCGCCCTGCTGGCACCGGCGGAGACGCAGGAGGCCACCGCTGACAAGGTTCCTGCCCGCCTGACGGCGGAGCGCGTCGCCGCGTTGCCGGTGGCGCAGCGCCCCGCGTGGACGGCATATCTCGAGGCGTCGGACGCCGCGCGCGCTGTCGATCACGCGGCGTTGGATCGCGAACTGCGCGGGCTCGGCACCAATCCCCTGGCACGCGCGCCATTGGGCCGCTCGATGGACCCGTGGCTCGACAAGGGTGACGCCTGGTACGCCTCCGACGAGGCGCGGCGGATTGCCGACGTCGTCATCAGCTACCAGACGCCGTCGGGCGGATGGTCGAAGCGCCTCGACTTCACGGGCGGCAGCCGCCAGCCGGGTCAGGGCTACAGCGCCGAGGGCGACTGGTCGTACGTGGCGACCTTCGACAACGACGCCACCACAACTCAGATGCAGTTCATCTCGCGAGTCTTCGATGCGGCTGGCAGAACCACGGACCGGGACGCGTTCGAGCGCGGCCTGGCGTACGTCCTGCGCGCCCAGTACCCCAATGGCTGCTGGCCGCAGGTCTATCCCCTGGCCGGCAGCTATCACGACGCCGCGACCTTCAACGACGACGCAATGGCCAATGTGATCGGCCTGCTGGACGCCATCGCGCAGGGACGTCATCGCATCGTCGCGCCCGAGCAGCGCGAGGCCGCTCGGGCCAGCGCGGCGAGGGGCGTCGCGTGTGTGCTCGCGGCGCAGATACGCGTCGATGGCGTCCACACCGCATGGGGCGCACAGCACGATGCGCTCACGCTCGCGCCGGTCGGCGCCCGCGCCTACGAGCACACAGGGGTCGACGCCGCCGCCAGTGCCCGCATCGTCGAACTGCTGATGACGCGTCCGCGCAGCGACGCGGCAATCCGTGCGGCGGTGGACGCTGCAGTCGTGTGGTTCCGGGCGACGGCCATGCACGGCTACGCGTACGAGAAGGGCGAGTTGATCGCGCGTCCCGGCGCGGGGCCACTCTGGCCGCGCTTCTCGGAACTGCGTACCAATCGCGCCATCTTCGGCAATCGCGATGCGATCGTGCGTTACGACCTGTCGGAGATCGTGCCCGAGCGCAAGTACGGGTACGGGTGGTACACGACGAGCCCAGCACGCGTGCTGGACGCCATCTCGCGGTGGCAGGAGTAG
- a CDS encoding phosphoenolpyruvate hydrolase family protein, translating to MIVPRTSRTEIMNKLRAKVAQRIPIHIASAGSGLVAKLLEAAGVDCVNTFSGARLRANGMGTMSMLWPILDSNKQTLDYTREDIMPAMKGDAFVCACLNANDPLKDMRMVLDDCLRMGVYSVSNIGPSISYVDKGSEIRKVLTSAGITLQNEIELLRLGREMDMVTIGLAFDEEDSMRLVEDAQPDIFCFHAGTTKGGLRGYDSGETIEETARRTEEANEKLRRLKSDIILVAHGAAMESPADAQYILDHTSCEGFWTGSSTERLPIERAVSAAAKEFQALRFPDNR from the coding sequence GTGATCGTCCCGCGCACGTCCCGCACCGAGATCATGAACAAGCTGCGCGCCAAGGTGGCGCAGCGGATTCCCATCCATATCGCCAGCGCTGGCAGCGGCCTGGTCGCCAAGCTGCTCGAGGCAGCGGGCGTCGATTGCGTGAACACGTTCTCTGGAGCGCGGCTGCGGGCCAACGGCATGGGCACGATGTCGATGCTCTGGCCGATTCTCGACTCCAACAAGCAGACCCTCGACTACACCCGCGAGGACATCATGCCGGCGATGAAGGGCGACGCGTTCGTGTGCGCCTGCCTCAATGCCAACGATCCGCTCAAGGACATGCGCATGGTGCTCGACGACTGCCTGCGCATGGGCGTGTACTCGGTCTCCAACATCGGACCGTCGATTTCCTACGTAGACAAGGGCAGCGAGATCCGTAAGGTGCTGACGAGCGCCGGCATCACCCTGCAGAACGAGATCGAGCTGCTCAGGCTCGGACGCGAGATGGACATGGTGACGATCGGGCTGGCTTTCGACGAAGAGGACAGCATGCGCCTGGTGGAGGACGCGCAGCCCGACATCTTCTGCTTCCATGCCGGTACCACCAAGGGTGGTCTGCGCGGCTACGACTCGGGCGAGACGATCGAGGAGACGGCGCGGCGCACCGAGGAAGCCAACGAGAAATTGCGCCGGCTCAAGAGCGACATCATCCTCGTGGCGCATGGGGCCGCGATGGAGTCACCGGCCGACGCCCAGTACATCCTCGATCACACGAGTTGCGAAGGCTTCTGGACCGGCTCGTCCACCGAGCGCCTGCCGATCGAACGCGCCGTCTCGGCCGCGGCGAAGGAATTCCAGGCGCTTCGCTTCCCAGACAACCGGTAA
- a CDS encoding Tm-1-like ATP-binding domain-containing protein, producing MPKKVIAVLATLDTKGQEAEFLREQLEALGSRALLVDIGVMNAPVTAADLTRAQVARAGGTALAALKAGKSREAAQPVMSAGATKLLLQRIGRGEVHGVIGLGGLQGTAACTAVMRALPYGVPKVMVSTVASGDTSSYVGISDITMMFSVGDILGLNSFMRKVLANAAGAAHGMAQVKVAVKARAKGARPLIGISNLGVLTRGTMLAIELFRKRGYESIVFHAVGTGGRAMELMMKQGIIGAVFDYAMGEISDELFHGLRAGGKERLSVAGTLGLPQVLCPGGSEHLGILVSVPHQLPERWKEHKHVWHNEVVLAPRLNAKELKMVAREVGARLQSTRGNAVLMIPTLGTGSYAMPGGPLNDPKDDRAYFTALKAAVPTTIEIVERPLHAEDPAFVQEAVDRLIALIEAGGTRTGRRAAARRRA from the coding sequence ATGCCGAAGAAAGTCATTGCCGTCCTCGCGACGCTCGACACGAAGGGGCAGGAGGCCGAGTTCCTCCGCGAGCAGCTCGAGGCGCTGGGCAGCCGCGCACTGCTGGTGGACATTGGCGTGATGAACGCGCCCGTGACGGCCGCGGACCTCACGCGGGCACAGGTCGCACGCGCCGGTGGCACGGCCCTCGCTGCCCTCAAGGCCGGCAAGTCGCGTGAAGCCGCGCAGCCGGTGATGTCGGCCGGGGCCACGAAGCTGCTGCTGCAGCGCATCGGACGGGGCGAGGTCCACGGCGTGATCGGGCTCGGTGGACTTCAGGGCACGGCGGCATGCACTGCCGTGATGCGCGCCCTGCCGTACGGCGTCCCGAAGGTGATGGTCTCCACCGTGGCCTCGGGCGACACCTCGTCGTACGTCGGCATCTCCGACATCACGATGATGTTCTCGGTCGGCGACATCCTCGGCCTGAACTCGTTCATGCGCAAGGTGCTCGCCAACGCCGCCGGCGCCGCGCATGGTATGGCGCAGGTCAAGGTGGCGGTGAAGGCGCGCGCGAAGGGCGCCAGGCCGCTGATCGGCATCTCGAACCTCGGCGTACTCACGCGCGGGACCATGCTCGCGATCGAGCTGTTCCGGAAGCGCGGCTACGAGTCGATCGTGTTCCACGCCGTCGGCACCGGTGGCCGCGCGATGGAGCTGATGATGAAGCAGGGCATCATCGGTGCCGTCTTCGACTACGCGATGGGCGAGATCAGCGACGAGCTGTTCCACGGTCTCCGCGCCGGTGGCAAGGAACGGCTGTCGGTGGCGGGAACGCTGGGCCTGCCGCAGGTCCTGTGTCCCGGCGGATCCGAGCATCTCGGCATCCTCGTGTCAGTGCCGCACCAGCTGCCGGAGCGCTGGAAGGAGCACAAGCATGTGTGGCACAACGAAGTGGTGCTCGCGCCGCGGCTGAACGCGAAGGAACTGAAGATGGTGGCGCGAGAGGTCGGTGCGCGACTCCAGTCCACGCGCGGCAATGCCGTCCTGATGATCCCGACCCTCGGGACGGGCAGCTACGCGATGCCGGGCGGGCCGTTGAACGATCCGAAAGACGATCGCGCGTACTTCACGGCCCTGAAGGCGGCGGTACCGACGACGATCGAGATCGTCGAGCGACCGTTGCACGCCGAGGATCCGGCGTTCGTGCAGGAAGCGGTGGACCGTCTCATCGCCCTGATCGAGGCTGGCGGCACCCGGACGGGCAGGCGTGCCGCCGCCCGTCGCCGCGCCTGA
- a CDS encoding N-acyl-D-amino-acid deacylase family protein: MRLRAFFVRIAFLSLSIAGVVEVGRAQAPTAWTITGARVADGTGADLHKANVRVVGDTIVAIGQEPPQAGDRTVDGTGLVLAPGFIDVHNHSTDGLATDPEAPSQIAQGITTLLVGPDGSSPKSIADYLAARRASPATVNVATMVGHATVRQQVMGDDYRRAATSSEVEQMATLVDRAMREGAMGLSSGLEYIVGSYATTDEVVELAKVAARHGGVYISHIRDEADLTMDAVRETIAIGERAGLPAQITHIKLGTVGVWGKANEVVALVEAARARGVDVTADAYPYLAWQSNLKVLVPNKQYKDPASVKEALDDVGGGKNIQFTRLARFPQYVGKRLSEAAAAEGVSEVEFFIRIADDEVGIIGHTMAEPDLRAFYQQPWVMVASDGGVANNHPRGAGTFPRVLGRLVREQGWLTLPEAIRKMTSLPAARLGLSDRGRIAPGARADLVLFDPSTIIDRSTFEQPRALPEGVRMLWVNGVLVWRDGAATQERPGRVLTR, from the coding sequence ATGCGGCTGCGGGCATTCTTCGTTCGAATTGCTTTCCTTTCGTTGTCGATCGCCGGCGTCGTGGAGGTCGGACGCGCCCAGGCGCCCACGGCCTGGACGATCACGGGTGCGCGAGTCGCGGACGGCACTGGCGCCGACCTGCACAAGGCGAACGTGCGGGTGGTGGGCGACACCATCGTCGCGATTGGTCAGGAGCCACCGCAGGCGGGCGACCGCACGGTTGATGGCACCGGCCTCGTCCTCGCACCGGGTTTCATCGACGTCCACAATCACTCGACCGACGGCCTCGCCACCGACCCAGAGGCCCCTTCGCAGATTGCCCAGGGCATCACGACGCTGCTCGTCGGGCCCGATGGCAGTTCCCCGAAGTCGATTGCCGATTACCTGGCAGCGCGCCGTGCCAGCCCCGCGACCGTGAACGTTGCCACCATGGTCGGGCACGCGACCGTGCGGCAGCAGGTGATGGGCGACGACTACCGCCGAGCGGCCACGTCCTCCGAAGTCGAACAGATGGCTACTCTCGTCGATCGCGCCATGCGCGAGGGCGCGATGGGGCTCTCATCGGGCCTTGAATACATCGTCGGCAGCTACGCGACGACCGACGAGGTCGTGGAACTCGCGAAGGTGGCGGCCCGGCACGGGGGCGTTTACATCTCGCACATCCGCGACGAGGCAGACCTGACGATGGACGCCGTCAGGGAGACGATCGCCATCGGCGAGCGCGCGGGCCTGCCCGCGCAGATCACGCACATCAAGCTCGGCACGGTTGGCGTGTGGGGCAAGGCCAACGAGGTGGTCGCGCTGGTCGAGGCGGCACGCGCCCGCGGGGTGGACGTGACCGCTGATGCCTACCCCTACCTTGCATGGCAGTCGAACCTGAAAGTACTGGTGCCCAACAAGCAGTACAAGGATCCGGCGAGCGTGAAGGAAGCGCTGGACGATGTGGGTGGCGGCAAGAACATCCAGTTCACGCGGCTGGCGCGATTCCCACAATACGTCGGCAAGCGGCTGAGCGAGGCCGCCGCGGCCGAGGGCGTGAGCGAAGTCGAGTTCTTCATCCGGATTGCTGACGACGAGGTCGGGATCATCGGGCATACGATGGCCGAGCCGGATCTGCGTGCGTTCTATCAGCAGCCGTGGGTGATGGTGGCCAGTGACGGCGGCGTCGCCAACAACCATCCGCGCGGTGCCGGGACGTTTCCGCGTGTGCTCGGCCGACTCGTGCGTGAGCAGGGCTGGCTGACGCTGCCGGAGGCGATCCGGAAGATGACCTCGCTCCCGGCGGCCCGCCTCGGCCTGTCCGATCGTGGACGGATTGCTCCCGGCGCGAGGGCCGACCTCGTGCTGTTCGATCCGTCGACGATTATCGACCGATCCACGTTCGAGCAACCGCGTGCACTGCCGGAGGGCGTGCGCATGTTGTGGGTTAACGGCGTGCTCGTATGGCGAGACGGGGCGGCCACTCAGGAGCGTCCCGGCCGCGTGTTGACGAGGTGA
- a CDS encoding alpha/beta hydrolase family protein, which translates to MPPPVAAPDLDAFRDRETMSAASDLRLLPFEIRNAEGERIDAAWRHARGDRSPASSDPRSAPMVVIGHGVTSHWDRPWQTELSAALSHAGIASVLVSFAGNGASEGRFEDVTPTKEVADLGSVLDALQAWGVTRLMYAGHSMGGAVGAIRAAADDRIELLVSLAGMFHVHTFMQRTFGHLPYGGLMLDKPGCAWNHALEADAARLASLTAQAAAVRVPWLLVHGDADELVPLQDSLDARAAAGGRPDLVVLPGVDHRFTGAIPAVCDAVVPWLVRHLA; encoded by the coding sequence GTGCCGCCGCCCGTCGCCGCGCCTGACCTGGACGCCTTCAGGGACCGCGAGACGATGTCGGCCGCTTCTGACCTCCGCTTGCTGCCGTTCGAGATCCGTAATGCCGAGGGCGAGCGGATCGACGCGGCGTGGCGACACGCCAGGGGCGATCGGTCGCCTGCGAGTTCCGATCCGCGGTCAGCACCGATGGTCGTGATCGGCCACGGTGTGACGTCGCATTGGGACCGGCCCTGGCAGACCGAACTGAGTGCCGCGCTGAGCCATGCGGGCATCGCGTCGGTGCTCGTCTCGTTTGCCGGCAACGGCGCGTCCGAAGGACGCTTCGAGGACGTGACGCCGACAAAGGAAGTGGCCGACCTCGGCAGCGTGCTCGATGCGTTGCAGGCGTGGGGTGTAACGCGGTTGATGTATGCGGGCCACAGCATGGGGGGCGCAGTCGGCGCCATCCGCGCCGCCGCAGACGACCGCATCGAGTTGCTCGTCTCGCTGGCCGGCATGTTCCACGTTCACACCTTCATGCAGCGCACCTTCGGCCACCTGCCGTACGGGGGGCTGATGCTCGACAAGCCCGGATGTGCCTGGAATCACGCGCTCGAGGCGGACGCGGCGCGGCTCGCCTCACTCACGGCTCAGGCCGCGGCGGTCCGCGTGCCGTGGCTGCTGGTGCACGGCGATGCCGACGAACTCGTGCCCTTGCAGGACTCGCTCGACGCCCGGGCGGCGGCCGGCGGCCGTCCTGATCTGGTCGTCCTGCCAGGCGTCGACCACCGGTTCACGGGCGCGATTCCCGCCGTCTGCGATGCCGTCGTGCCCTGGCTCGTGCGACACCTCGCCTGA
- a CDS encoding MgtC/SapB family protein — MLPPETLRLLIAALGGAAIGVERQWSGHADGPHPHFGGIRTFTLLGLIGGLGGWLWTLSAWWLAVMLVAGAIMVVITGYVRVSAVDVDGTTEVAALVVIAAGALSGLGQVQVASAVVAVSSLLLVEKTRLHGWVRRIADMDLRAAARFAVMALVVLPLLPEGPFGPLGGVRPRELWALVLFFSGLSFLGHLLRKAVGPGQGYLLSGAAGGLLSSTNVTWTFGRLSRTDPGLSRALGFGAVAANAVLYPRVLAATAVLNTPLVPVLARYLVAPAAVATLVAVAGVIAARRDVPAGSHAAETSNPLALGSALQMAVLFQAVLMLVHLARVTQGASGVFASAAVLGLTDVDALTLSMARDVARSISLETAATAIAIGVLANTLLKTAIATVFGSMPFRVIAAGALVAMAVASGVSLSWLR; from the coding sequence ATGCTGCCGCCAGAGACTCTCCGACTCCTGATCGCCGCACTCGGCGGCGCCGCGATTGGCGTCGAGCGGCAGTGGTCCGGCCACGCCGATGGTCCCCATCCGCACTTCGGGGGCATCCGCACGTTCACGCTGCTCGGCCTCATCGGCGGCCTGGGCGGCTGGTTGTGGACGCTGTCCGCATGGTGGCTGGCCGTCATGCTCGTCGCTGGCGCCATCATGGTCGTGATCACAGGCTACGTGCGCGTGAGTGCGGTCGACGTCGATGGCACGACCGAGGTCGCGGCGCTCGTCGTGATTGCGGCAGGCGCCTTGTCAGGCCTGGGCCAGGTGCAGGTGGCGAGCGCGGTCGTCGCGGTGTCGAGCCTGTTGCTGGTAGAGAAGACGCGGTTGCACGGCTGGGTACGGCGCATTGCCGACATGGACCTGCGCGCGGCCGCGCGCTTCGCCGTCATGGCGCTCGTCGTGCTGCCGCTGCTTCCGGAAGGACCATTCGGGCCGCTCGGCGGCGTGCGTCCACGCGAGTTGTGGGCACTGGTCCTGTTCTTCTCGGGCCTCAGCTTTCTCGGGCACCTGCTGCGCAAGGCCGTGGGCCCGGGACAGGGCTACCTGCTCAGTGGCGCGGCAGGTGGACTGCTGTCCTCGACCAATGTCACGTGGACGTTCGGCCGCCTGAGTCGCACCGACCCCGGGTTGTCACGGGCACTCGGCTTCGGCGCCGTGGCCGCAAACGCGGTGCTCTATCCGCGCGTGCTGGCGGCCACTGCCGTGCTCAACACGCCGCTCGTTCCCGTGCTCGCGCGCTACCTCGTGGCGCCGGCAGCCGTGGCAACGCTCGTGGCCGTCGCTGGCGTGATCGCCGCCCGTCGCGATGTGCCGGCCGGGTCGCACGCCGCCGAAACGTCCAATCCGCTGGCGCTCGGGTCCGCGCTGCAGATGGCGGTGCTATTCCAGGCGGTGCTGATGCTCGTCCACCTCGCGCGCGTCACTCAGGGAGCGAGCGGTGTGTTCGCCAGCGCCGCCGTGCTCGGCCTCACCGACGTCGACGCATTGACGCTGTCGATGGCGCGCGATGTGGCGCGATCGATCTCGCTCGAGACCGCCGCCACCGCCATTGCCATCGGCGTGCTTGCCAACACGCTCCTCAAGACCGCGATCGCCACGGTATTCGGCTCGATGCCGTTCAGGGTCATCGCCGCCGGAGCGCTCGTCGCGATGGCCGTCGCGTCCGGTGTGTCACTGTCATGGCTGCGCTGA